One window of the Flavobacteriaceae bacterium YJPT1-3 genome contains the following:
- a CDS encoding peptide chain release factor 3 → MSLEKEIKRRRTFGIISHPDAGKTTLTEKLLLFGGAIQEAGAVKSNKIKKGATSDFMEIERQRGISVATSVLAFEYQGTKINILDTPGHKDFAEDTFRTLTAVDSVIVVIDVAKGVEEQTEKLVEVCRMRNIPIIVFINKLDREGKDAFDLLDEIEQKLQLKVTPLSFPIGMGYDFKGIYNLWEKNVNLFSGNSRKNIEETIEISDLSDEKLDGLIGEKAANTLREEIELVKGVYPDFDREAYLHGQQQPVFFGSALNNFGVRELLDCFVAIAPPPRPKQSEERVVKPNEKDFTGFVFKIHANMDPRHRDRLAFVKIVSGVFERNKPYLHVRHGKNLKFSSPNAFFAERKEIVDTSYAGDIVGLHDTGNFKIGDTLTSGEEIHYKGIPSFSPEHFRYINNADPMKAKQLYKGIDQLMDEGVAQLFTLELNGRKVIGTVGALQYEVIQYRLEHEYGAKCTYEPLSVHKACWVDPEDPKGEQFKEFLRVKQRFMAKDKRGQLVYLADSPFTLQMTQQKYPKVKLHFVSEFESVH, encoded by the coding sequence ATGAGTTTAGAAAAAGAGATTAAAAGACGTCGAACCTTTGGCATTATTTCCCATCCGGATGCCGGTAAAACCACCCTTACTGAAAAGCTCTTGCTTTTTGGAGGGGCGATCCAGGAAGCCGGAGCCGTAAAATCCAATAAGATCAAGAAAGGAGCGACCTCCGACTTTATGGAGATCGAGCGCCAGCGTGGGATCTCTGTCGCTACTTCGGTTTTGGCCTTTGAATACCAAGGCACCAAGATCAACATTCTCGATACTCCAGGTCATAAAGATTTTGCCGAGGATACTTTTAGGACTTTAACCGCTGTGGACAGCGTTATTGTCGTTATTGACGTCGCTAAAGGCGTAGAAGAGCAAACCGAGAAATTGGTTGAGGTGTGTCGCATGCGCAACATCCCTATCATTGTCTTTATCAACAAACTGGACCGAGAGGGAAAAGATGCTTTCGATCTGTTGGATGAGATCGAACAAAAATTACAATTAAAGGTCACTCCCCTCAGCTTCCCAATCGGGATGGGATACGATTTTAAGGGTATCTACAATTTGTGGGAAAAAAATGTCAATCTGTTTAGCGGGAACAGCCGCAAAAACATCGAAGAAACCATAGAGATCTCTGATCTTTCCGATGAGAAATTAGACGGACTGATAGGTGAAAAAGCAGCCAATACGCTGCGTGAGGAGATCGAATTGGTCAAAGGTGTATATCCTGACTTCGACCGGGAGGCCTACCTTCATGGACAGCAACAACCGGTTTTCTTCGGGTCAGCCTTAAATAATTTTGGAGTACGCGAGTTGCTGGATTGCTTTGTGGCCATCGCACCACCCCCACGCCCCAAGCAAAGCGAGGAACGCGTAGTTAAACCGAATGAGAAGGATTTTACCGGCTTTGTCTTTAAAATTCATGCGAATATGGATCCGAGACACCGGGATCGCTTGGCCTTCGTCAAAATCGTATCTGGCGTATTTGAGCGCAACAAACCCTATCTGCACGTGCGCCACGGAAAAAACCTGAAATTTTCCAGTCCTAATGCCTTTTTCGCTGAGCGTAAAGAAATTGTAGATACCTCTTATGCAGGAGATATTGTCGGATTACACGATACGGGTAACTTTAAGATTGGAGATACCTTGACCTCCGGAGAAGAGATACACTATAAGGGCATTCCCTCCTTCTCTCCAGAACATTTTAGGTACATCAACAATGCAGATCCCATGAAAGCCAAACAACTCTACAAAGGGATTGATCAATTGATGGATGAAGGAGTCGCTCAACTCTTTACCTTGGAGCTGAATGGCCGTAAAGTCATTGGAACCGTGGGTGCCCTGCAGTATGAGGTGATCCAGTACCGCTTAGAGCATGAATACGGCGCTAAGTGCACCTACGAACCACTATCCGTACATAAGGCCTGCTGGGTGGATCCAGAAGATCCTAAAGGAGAACAATTCAAAGAATTCCTTCGCGTAAAACAACGCTTTATGGCTAAGGACAAACGAGGTCAACTCGTTTATCTGGCCGATTCTCCCTTTACCCTACAGATGACTCAACAAAAGTATCCCAAGGTCAAATTGCACTTCGTCAGTGAATTTGAGTCGGTGCACTAA
- a CDS encoding DUF3467 domain-containing protein: MADEKKNKNHQINIELDEAMAQGIYSNLAIINHSVSEFVVDFVNIMPGAPKSKVRSRIILTPQHAKRLAKALQENVKRFEQAHGEIKDYEKQPMPLNFGPTGQA, encoded by the coding sequence ATGGCAGACGAAAAGAAAAATAAGAATCACCAGATCAATATTGAATTGGATGAGGCTATGGCGCAGGGAATCTACTCCAACCTCGCCATCATCAATCACTCCGTATCGGAGTTTGTGGTCGATTTTGTGAATATCATGCCGGGTGCACCTAAGAGTAAAGTGCGATCGCGAATTATATTAACGCCTCAGCACGCGAAGCGTTTGGCGAAAGCCTTACAGGAAAACGTAAAGCGCTTTGAGCAAGCTCATGGCGAAATTAAGGACTACGAAAAACAGCCCATGCCGCTTAATTTCGGGCCTACCGGTCAGGCTTAG
- the rpoC gene encoding DNA-directed RNA polymerase subunit beta', protein MTRHNDKNTQPRFNKISIGLASPEAILAESRGEVLKPETINYRTHKPERDGLFCERIFGPVKDYECACGKYKRIRYKGIVCDRCGVEVTEKKVRRDRVGHINLVVPVAHIWYFRSLPNKIGYLLGLPSKKLDMIIYYERYVVIQPGIAKNEDGEEVQKMDFLTEEEYLNIMETLPQENQYLEDSDPNKFIAKMGAECLIELLRRIDLNDLSYELRHKANNETSKQRKTEALKRLQVVEALRDSNKNRENLPEWMIMKVVPVIPPELRPLVPLDGGRFATSDLNDLYRRVIIRNNRLKRLMEIKAPEVILRNEKRMLQESVDSLFDNTRKSSAVKTDSNRPLKSLSDSLKGKQGRFRQNLLGKRVDYSARSVIVVGPELKLFECGLPKDMAAELYKPFVIRKLIERGIVKTVKSAKKIIDKKEPVVWDILENVLKGHPVLLNRAPTLHRLGIQAFQPKLIEGKAIQLHPLVCTAFNADFDGDQMAVHLPLGPEAILEAQLLMLASHNILNPANGAPVTVPSQDMVLGLYYMTKARKSTKEYPVKGEGITFYSAEEVTIAYNEGIVDINAIIKVRAKDFNEEGELVNKIIETTVGRVLFNEAVPEEAGFINEVLTKKALRDVIGNVLKLTSVPRTADFLDMIKTMGYGYAFKGGLSFSLGDIIIPEEKSAMIDDANGQVEQIMSSYNMGLITNTERYNQVIDVWTSTNATLTELAMKRIREDQQGFNSVYMMLDSGARGSKEQIRQLTGMRGLMAKPKKSNDGGGAIIENPILANFKEGLSILEYFISTHGARKGLADTALKTADAGYLTRRLVDVSQDVIVNSEDCDTLRGIEVAALKKNEEVIETLEDRIIGRTSLNDVINPLNNEVIVSAGDLIDEKIAAEISKAPIETVEVRSALTCEAPKGICVKCYGRNLATNKMVQIGEAVGVVAAQSIGEPGTQLTLRTFHVGGIAGNISEENKLVAKFDGVLEIDDLKTVDGEDSDGNKAQIVISRTSEAKITDAKTGIVLSTNNIPYGSQLFMEEGTKVKKGDVICQWDPYNGVIISEFAGKIKYENIEQGVTYQVETDEQTGFQEKVISESRNKKLIPTLHIEGKKGEVIRSYNLPVGAHLMVDDGDKIKIGKVLVKIPRKSAKAGDITGGLPRVTELFEARNPSNPAVVSEIDGVVSFGKIKRGNREIIVESKLGEVKKYLVKLSNQILVQENDYVRAGMPLSDGSVTPNDILSIKGPSAVQQYLVNEVQEVYRLQGVKINDKHFEVVVRQMMRKVRIQDPGDTIFLENQLVHTSDFIEENDAIFGMMVVEDAGESETLKAGQIISPRELRDANSILRREDKNLVTAREVVPATATPVLQGITRASLQTKSFISAASFQETTKVLNEAAVAAKVDTLEGLKENVIVGHRIPAGTGMRRYDHIIVGSKEELEELTAEKQEVNFN, encoded by the coding sequence ATGACAAGACATAATGATAAAAATACCCAGCCTCGATTTAACAAAATCTCTATAGGCTTAGCGTCTCCCGAAGCGATTTTGGCTGAATCTCGAGGGGAAGTGCTTAAACCAGAAACCATCAACTACCGAACGCACAAGCCGGAACGGGATGGTTTATTCTGTGAGCGCATTTTTGGTCCAGTAAAGGATTATGAGTGTGCCTGTGGAAAATACAAGCGTATTCGATATAAGGGCATCGTCTGTGACCGATGTGGTGTAGAGGTGACTGAGAAGAAAGTCCGTCGTGACCGCGTAGGACATATCAACCTGGTGGTTCCTGTAGCGCACATCTGGTATTTCAGAAGTCTTCCAAACAAAATTGGATACCTTTTAGGCTTACCGTCTAAGAAATTAGACATGATCATCTACTACGAGCGTTACGTAGTGATCCAGCCGGGTATTGCCAAGAATGAAGATGGAGAAGAAGTTCAGAAAATGGACTTCCTGACCGAGGAGGAGTACCTGAATATCATGGAAACGCTACCGCAGGAGAATCAGTATCTGGAGGATAGTGATCCAAACAAATTTATCGCTAAGATGGGTGCAGAATGCTTGATTGAGCTGTTGCGTCGCATCGATCTTAACGATCTATCTTATGAATTGCGCCATAAGGCGAACAACGAAACCTCTAAGCAGCGTAAAACGGAAGCGTTGAAGCGTTTGCAAGTGGTGGAGGCCTTACGCGATTCCAACAAGAACAGAGAGAACTTACCGGAGTGGATGATCATGAAGGTAGTTCCCGTCATCCCACCAGAATTGCGCCCTTTGGTGCCATTGGATGGAGGACGTTTTGCGACTTCAGACTTAAATGACTTGTATCGTCGTGTGATTATCCGTAACAACCGTTTAAAGCGATTGATGGAGATTAAAGCACCGGAGGTGATCTTGCGTAATGAGAAGCGTATGTTGCAAGAGTCAGTAGACTCCTTGTTTGATAACACACGTAAGTCTTCTGCGGTTAAGACCGACAGCAACCGACCACTAAAGTCACTTTCTGACTCCCTAAAAGGAAAGCAAGGACGTTTCCGTCAAAACCTATTGGGTAAACGTGTGGATTATTCAGCACGTTCGGTGATCGTTGTTGGACCGGAGTTGAAATTATTTGAATGTGGTCTTCCTAAGGATATGGCCGCTGAGCTGTACAAGCCTTTTGTGATCCGTAAGCTCATTGAGCGCGGAATCGTAAAGACGGTAAAGTCGGCGAAAAAGATCATTGATAAAAAAGAACCGGTTGTTTGGGACATTCTAGAAAATGTCTTGAAAGGACATCCTGTACTCTTGAACCGTGCTCCTACCTTGCACCGTTTAGGAATCCAGGCCTTCCAGCCCAAATTGATCGAAGGAAAAGCGATCCAGTTACACCCCTTAGTCTGTACGGCATTTAACGCCGACTTTGATGGGGATCAAATGGCGGTACACCTGCCTTTAGGACCGGAAGCTATTCTGGAAGCGCAGCTATTGATGCTGGCTTCTCATAATATTTTGAACCCTGCCAACGGGGCACCGGTAACGGTACCTTCTCAGGATATGGTTCTGGGTCTGTATTACATGACCAAGGCACGTAAGAGTACGAAGGAATACCCGGTGAAAGGTGAAGGCATTACCTTCTATTCTGCAGAGGAAGTTACCATCGCTTACAACGAAGGGATTGTGGATATCAACGCCATAATCAAGGTTCGTGCAAAGGACTTCAATGAAGAAGGTGAACTCGTCAATAAGATCATCGAGACCACGGTAGGTCGTGTATTGTTCAATGAAGCAGTACCGGAAGAAGCTGGTTTCATCAACGAAGTACTGACGAAGAAGGCGCTGCGTGATGTTATTGGTAACGTACTGAAATTGACCAGTGTACCTCGTACAGCTGACTTCCTGGATATGATCAAAACCATGGGATACGGATACGCCTTTAAAGGAGGTCTTTCGTTCTCCCTAGGAGATATTATCATCCCGGAAGAAAAGAGCGCGATGATTGACGATGCCAACGGACAGGTAGAGCAGATCATGTCAAGTTATAACATGGGTCTCATCACCAACACTGAGCGTTACAATCAGGTTATTGATGTATGGACCTCTACCAATGCTACCCTTACTGAATTGGCGATGAAGCGAATTCGTGAGGACCAGCAAGGATTCAACTCGGTATACATGATGTTGGATTCTGGAGCTCGTGGATCTAAAGAACAGATCCGTCAGCTGACTGGAATGCGTGGATTGATGGCTAAGCCGAAAAAATCCAACGATGGCGGTGGAGCGATTATCGAGAACCCGATTCTCGCGAACTTTAAAGAAGGTCTTTCGATTCTCGAGTACTTTATTTCTACTCACGGGGCGCGTAAAGGTCTTGCAGATACCGCATTAAAAACGGCAGATGCTGGATACTTAACCCGTCGACTGGTAGATGTTTCTCAAGACGTGATCGTGAACAGTGAAGATTGTGATACCTTAAGAGGTATTGAAGTCGCTGCACTCAAAAAGAATGAAGAGGTCATTGAGACCCTGGAAGATCGAATCATTGGTCGAACTTCACTAAACGATGTGATCAACCCATTGAACAATGAGGTCATCGTAAGTGCAGGAGATCTGATTGATGAAAAGATCGCCGCTGAGATCAGTAAAGCGCCCATTGAAACCGTAGAGGTTCGTTCCGCTTTGACCTGCGAGGCGCCTAAGGGAATCTGTGTGAAATGTTACGGTCGTAATCTGGCCACCAATAAGATGGTTCAGATTGGAGAGGCTGTAGGTGTAGTTGCGGCTCAGTCCATTGGAGAACCGGGTACTCAGCTTACGCTACGTACCTTCCACGTTGGAGGTATTGCAGGTAACATCTCTGAAGAGAACAAATTGGTCGCCAAATTTGACGGTGTTCTTGAAATCGATGATCTGAAAACCGTAGATGGAGAGGATAGCGATGGAAATAAGGCTCAGATCGTGATTTCACGTACTTCAGAAGCCAAAATTACCGACGCTAAGACCGGAATCGTGTTGAGTACCAACAACATTCCTTACGGTTCCCAACTCTTTATGGAGGAAGGTACCAAGGTCAAGAAAGGCGATGTGATCTGTCAATGGGATCCCTATAACGGAGTGATCATTTCAGAATTTGCCGGTAAGATCAAGTATGAGAATATTGAGCAAGGAGTTACGTATCAGGTGGAAACGGATGAACAAACCGGCTTCCAGGAAAAAGTAATTTCTGAATCTAGAAATAAAAAGCTGATCCCAACCCTGCATATCGAAGGGAAGAAAGGAGAAGTTATTCGTTCGTATAACCTACCTGTGGGTGCCCACTTGATGGTAGATGACGGAGATAAGATCAAGATCGGTAAAGTCTTGGTGAAGATTCCACGTAAGTCTGCGAAAGCAGGGGATATTACCGGAGGTCTTCCACGAGTGACCGAATTGTTCGAGGCTCGTAATCCATCCAACCCGGCTGTGGTTAGTGAGATTGATGGTGTAGTTTCTTTCGGTAAAATCAAGCGAGGTAATCGCGAGATCATCGTAGAATCGAAATTGGGTGAAGTCAAGAAATACCTGGTAAAACTTTCTAATCAAATCCTGGTACAGGAAAATGATTATGTGAGAGCGGGAATGCCATTATCTGATGGTTCAGTGACCCCTAATGATATCCTTTCGATCAAAGGTCCATCAGCGGTACAGCAGTACCTGGTGAATGAGGTTCAGGAAGTCTATCGTTTGCAGGGTGTGAAGATCAACGACAAGCACTTTGAGGTGGTCGTTCGTCAAATGATGCGTAAAGTGCGTATTCAGGATCCGGGTGATACGATTTTCTTAGAAAATCAATTGGTACATACCTCTGACTTTATTGAAGAGAACGATGCGATTTTTGGAATGATGGTGGTTGAGGACGCTGGTGAGTCAGAAACGCTTAAAGCGGGTCAGATCATTTCTCCTCGTGAGCTTAGAGATGCCAATAGCATCCTACGTCGCGAAGACAAAAATCTGGTCACTGCTCGTGAAGTAGTGCCGGCAACAGCGACTCCAGTCTTGCAAGGGATCACTCGTGCATCACTACAAACCAAGTCGTTTATTTCTGCTGCATCCTTCCAGGAAACAACCAAGGTATTGAACGAGGCAGCGGTAGCCGCCAAAGTCGACACCTTAGAAGGTCTGAAGGAGAATGTTATCGTAGGACACCGTATCCCGGCTGGTACCGGAATGCGCAGATACGATCACATCATCGTAGGCAGCAAGGAAGAGTTGGAAGAACTGACCGCTGAAAAGCAGGAAGTCAACTTTAATTAA
- the rpoB gene encoding DNA-directed RNA polymerase subunit beta — MQAKQAERINFSSVKNRPEYPDFLDIQIKSFQDFFQLETKSEERGNEGLYNTFLENFPITDTRNNFVLEFLDYFVDPPRYTIQECIERGLTYSVPLKARLKLYCTDEEHEDFETIVQDVYLGTIPYMTPSGTFVINGAERVVVSQLHRSPGVFFGQSFHANGTKLYSARVIPFKGSWIEFATDINSVMYAYIDRKKKLPVTTLFRAIGFERDKDILEIFDLAEEVKVSKTGLKKYLGRKLAARVLNTWHEDFVDEDTGEVVSIERNEIVLDRDTVLEKEHVEEILEAGAKTILLHKEDNQMADYAIIHNTLQKDPTNSEKEAVEHIYRQLRNAEPPDEETARGIIDKLFFSDQRYNLGEVGRYRMNKKLGLDIGADKQVLTKEDIITIVKYLIELINSKAEIDDIDHLSNRRVRTVGEQLSSQFGVGLARMARTIRERMNVRDNEVFTPIDLINAKTLSSVINSFFGTNQLSQFMDQTNPLAEITHKRRLSALGPGGLSRERAGFEVRDVHYTHYGRLCPIETPEGPNIGLISSLSVYAKVNNMGFIETPYRKVENGKIDLKSTPQYLSAEEEEGMLIAQANNPMTDDGTIEEEKVIARMEGDFPVVESSSVHYADVSPNQIASISASLIPFLEHDDANRALMGSNMMRQAVPLLRADAPIVGTGLERQVASDSRVLINAEGEGVVDYVDAEKIIIKYDRTDDERLVSFDEDEKSYDLIKFRKTNQGTSINLKPIVSKGDRVKKGQVLCQGYATEKGELALGRNMKVAFMPWKGYNFEDAIVISEKVVREDIFTSIHVDEYSLDVRDTKLGNEELTNDIPNVSEEATKDLDEYGMIRIGAEVKPGDILIGKITPKGESDPTPEEKLLRAIFGDKAGDVKDASLKASPSLRGVVIDKKLFARAIKDKRKRAQDKEDIAKLEAEYDGKFDDLKAILVEKLFKLVNGKTAQGVKNDLGEEILPKGKKFTLKMLNSVDDYTHLTQGTWTTDDDTNAMISELLHNYKIKENDLQGNLRREKFTISVGDELPAGVIKLAKVYIAKKRKLKVGDKMAGRHGNKGIVARIVRQEDMPFLEDGTPVDIVLNPLGVPSRMNIGQIYETVLGWAGQKLGKTFATPIFDGATLDQINELTDEAGVPRFGHTYLYDGGTGQRFDQPATVGVIYMLKLGHMVDDKMHARSIGPYSLITQQPLGGKAQFGGQRFGEMEVWALEAYGASSTLREILTVKSDDVVGRAKTYESIVKGEPMPEPGLPESFNVLMHELKGLGLDIRLEE, encoded by the coding sequence ATGCAAGCAAAACAGGCTGAAAGAATCAATTTCTCATCGGTAAAGAACAGACCCGAATACCCTGACTTTTTAGATATCCAGATCAAGTCTTTCCAAGACTTTTTCCAGTTGGAAACTAAATCTGAAGAGCGCGGTAATGAGGGACTCTACAATACTTTTCTGGAGAATTTTCCCATTACGGATACCCGTAACAACTTTGTACTAGAATTCTTGGATTACTTTGTTGATCCACCACGATATACCATTCAAGAGTGTATTGAGCGAGGACTCACCTATAGTGTGCCGCTTAAAGCACGATTGAAACTTTACTGTACTGATGAAGAGCACGAAGACTTTGAAACCATTGTACAGGATGTTTACTTAGGGACTATTCCCTATATGACGCCTAGTGGAACCTTCGTCATCAACGGTGCAGAGCGCGTTGTCGTTTCTCAGCTACACCGTTCACCGGGCGTATTCTTTGGACAGTCTTTCCACGCTAACGGGACTAAATTGTATTCGGCTCGAGTGATTCCATTTAAAGGATCCTGGATCGAATTTGCCACCGATATCAATAGCGTTATGTACGCCTATATCGACCGTAAGAAAAAGTTACCGGTAACCACCTTGTTCCGAGCCATCGGTTTTGAACGCGATAAGGATATCCTCGAGATCTTCGATCTTGCAGAAGAGGTCAAGGTGTCTAAGACCGGATTAAAGAAGTACCTGGGTCGCAAATTAGCAGCCCGTGTATTGAATACCTGGCATGAGGACTTCGTAGATGAAGATACCGGTGAGGTTGTTTCTATCGAGCGTAACGAGATCGTCTTAGATCGAGATACAGTACTGGAAAAGGAACATGTTGAAGAGATCCTGGAGGCAGGGGCAAAAACGATCCTGCTACACAAAGAGGATAACCAAATGGCTGACTACGCCATTATTCACAATACACTTCAAAAGGATCCTACAAATTCCGAAAAAGAAGCAGTTGAGCATATCTATCGTCAATTGCGTAATGCAGAGCCGCCAGATGAGGAAACGGCTCGTGGAATTATCGATAAATTGTTCTTCTCCGATCAGCGTTATAACCTGGGTGAGGTAGGGCGTTATCGAATGAATAAAAAATTAGGTCTTGATATTGGAGCGGATAAGCAGGTGCTTACCAAAGAAGATATCATTACCATCGTGAAGTATTTGATCGAATTGATCAACTCTAAAGCGGAGATTGATGATATCGATCACTTGTCTAACCGTCGTGTGCGTACCGTTGGGGAGCAGTTGTCTTCTCAGTTCGGCGTGGGTCTTGCCCGTATGGCGAGAACCATCCGCGAACGTATGAACGTACGGGACAATGAGGTATTTACACCCATCGACTTGATTAACGCCAAGACCTTGTCTTCGGTGATCAATTCATTCTTTGGTACCAATCAGCTATCTCAGTTTATGGATCAAACCAATCCATTAGCAGAGATCACCCACAAGCGCCGTTTATCGGCTCTTGGGCCTGGTGGTTTATCCAGAGAGCGTGCCGGATTCGAGGTGCGTGACGTACACTACACGCATTATGGTCGTCTTTGTCCTATTGAAACCCCTGAAGGACCAAACATTGGTTTGATCTCTTCCCTTTCGGTCTACGCCAAAGTGAATAATATGGGCTTCATTGAGACGCCATACCGCAAGGTTGAAAACGGAAAGATTGACCTTAAATCAACGCCTCAGTACCTGAGTGCGGAAGAAGAAGAAGGCATGTTGATCGCTCAGGCGAACAACCCCATGACGGATGACGGAACCATTGAAGAGGAAAAAGTAATTGCTCGTATGGAAGGTGACTTCCCGGTGGTTGAATCCTCTAGCGTGCACTATGCCGATGTTTCTCCAAACCAGATCGCGTCGATCTCCGCTTCATTGATTCCATTCCTGGAGCATGATGATGCAAACCGAGCTTTGATGGGATCAAACATGATGCGCCAGGCCGTGCCTTTATTGCGTGCTGACGCCCCTATCGTTGGAACCGGATTAGAGCGCCAGGTGGCCTCTGATTCTCGTGTCTTGATCAACGCAGAAGGAGAAGGAGTAGTAGATTATGTGGATGCAGAAAAAATCATCATCAAGTACGACCGTACCGATGATGAGCGTCTGGTGAGCTTTGATGAAGATGAAAAGTCGTATGATCTGATCAAATTTAGAAAGACCAACCAGGGTACATCCATCAACCTGAAGCCTATCGTGAGCAAGGGAGACCGTGTGAAAAAAGGCCAGGTATTGTGTCAGGGTTATGCTACGGAAAAAGGCGAATTGGCCCTTGGACGTAACATGAAAGTGGCCTTTATGCCTTGGAAAGGGTATAACTTTGAGGATGCGATCGTAATCTCTGAAAAGGTAGTCCGTGAGGATATCTTTACTTCCATCCACGTAGATGAGTATTCTTTAGATGTTCGGGATACCAAATTGGGTAACGAAGAGTTGACCAATGATATTCCTAACGTGTCTGAAGAGGCGACTAAAGATCTGGATGAGTACGGAATGATCCGTATTGGTGCAGAAGTGAAGCCTGGAGACATTCTTATTGGTAAGATCACGCCTAAAGGGGAATCTGATCCAACGCCGGAAGAAAAATTACTTCGTGCGATCTTTGGAGATAAAGCCGGTGACGTGAAGGATGCTTCCTTAAAAGCATCTCCATCCCTACGCGGAGTGGTGATCGACAAGAAATTGTTCGCCCGTGCTATCAAAGACAAGCGGAAACGCGCACAGGATAAAGAAGACATCGCGAAACTGGAGGCCGAATACGACGGAAAGTTTGATGATCTGAAAGCGATCCTGGTGGAGAAATTGTTCAAATTAGTGAATGGTAAAACCGCTCAGGGCGTGAAGAATGATCTGGGCGAAGAAATTCTTCCAAAAGGAAAGAAATTCACCTTAAAGATGTTGAATTCTGTGGATGACTACACCCACCTTACCCAAGGTACGTGGACTACAGATGACGACACCAATGCGATGATCTCTGAGTTGTTGCACAACTACAAGATCAAAGAGAATGATCTGCAGGGAAATCTACGTAGAGAGAAGTTTACGATCTCTGTGGGAGATGAACTTCCTGCAGGAGTAATCAAACTGGCTAAAGTCTACATCGCCAAAAAGCGTAAGCTTAAAGTTGGGGATAAGATGGCGGGACGTCACGGTAACAAAGGTATTGTGGCTCGTATCGTTCGTCAGGAAGACATGCCATTCTTAGAAGATGGAACACCGGTGGATATCGTATTGAATCCATTGGGTGTACCTTCCCGAATGAACATTGGTCAGATCTACGAAACCGTATTGGGCTGGGCCGGTCAGAAACTGGGTAAAACCTTTGCAACGCCAATTTTTGACGGAGCGACATTGGACCAGATCAATGAATTGACCGATGAAGCCGGAGTACCTCGCTTTGGACATACCTACCTGTATGACGGAGGAACCGGACAGCGTTTTGATCAACCGGCAACTGTAGGGGTGATCTATATGCTGAAATTGGGCCACATGGTAGATGATAAGATGCACGCGCGTTCTATCGGACCTTACTCGCTCATCACTCAGCAGCCCCTTGGAGGTAAAGCGCAGTTTGGTGGACAGCGATTTGGTGAGATGGAGGTATGGGCCCTGGAAGCCTATGGGGCGTCCAGCACCTTGCGTGAAATCTTGACTGTAAAATCAGATGATGTCGTAGGCCGTGCCAAAACGTACGAGAGTATCGTTAAAGGCGAGCCGATGCCAGAGCCCGGATTGCCGGAATCATTCAACGTATTGATGCACGAACTGAAAGGTTTAGGTCTCGATATTCGTTTGGAGGAGTAA
- the rplL gene encoding 50S ribosomal protein L7/L12, which yields MADLKEFAEQLVNLTVKEVNELATILKDEYGIEPAAAAVAVAGPAAGGEDAGEAQTEFDVILKAAGASKLAVVKLVKELTGAGLKDAKELVDNAPSPIKEGIAKDEAEALKAQLEEAGAEVELK from the coding sequence ATGGCAGATTTGAAAGAATTCGCAGAACAACTGGTTAATCTTACCGTAAAAGAGGTAAACGAATTAGCTACAATTTTAAAAGATGAATACGGTATTGAGCCCGCAGCAGCAGCTGTAGCCGTTGCAGGACCTGCAGCCGGTGGTGAAGATGCTGGTGAAGCTCAAACTGAGTTTGACGTAATCCTAAAAGCAGCTGGAGCTTCTAAACTTGCAGTTGTAAAACTAGTGAAGGAATTAACCGGAGCTGGTCTTAAGGATGCTAAAGAACTAGTAGACAACGCTCCTTCTCCAATTAAAGAAGGAATTGCAAAAGATGAGGCTGAAGCGCTTAAAGCTCAATTAGAAGAAGCAGGTGCTGAGGTTGAGCTTAAGTAA
- the rplJ gene encoding 50S ribosomal protein L10 yields MTREEKAQVIEDITAQLGESSNIYLADISGLNAEETSKLRRSCFKAGVKLAVVKNTLLEKAMQKSDKDFGALPETLKGNTSLMLSETGNAPAKIIKDFRKKSERPLLKGAFIEEAIFVGDNQLDTLVDIKSREELIGEIVGLLQSPAKNVISALKSGGGTLAGIIKTLSEKEG; encoded by the coding sequence ATGACAAGAGAAGAAAAAGCACAAGTAATAGAAGATATCACTGCTCAGTTAGGAGAAAGCTCCAACATTTATTTAGCAGACATCTCAGGTTTGAATGCAGAAGAGACTTCTAAACTAAGAAGATCTTGCTTTAAAGCCGGAGTAAAGTTGGCAGTGGTTAAGAACACCTTGCTTGAAAAAGCAATGCAAAAATCAGACAAAGATTTTGGAGCCCTTCCGGAAACGCTGAAAGGAAACACTTCCCTGATGTTGTCTGAGACCGGTAATGCACCGGCTAAGATCATCAAAGATTTTCGCAAGAAATCAGAGCGTCCTTTATTGAAAGGAGCTTTTATTGAAGAAGCGATTTTCGTAGGTGATAATCAATTGGATACCCTGGTCGATATCAAGTCTCGTGAAGAGCTTATTGGAGAGATCGTTGGATTGCTTCAATCGCCTGCTAAGAACGTTATCAGCGCTCTTAAATCAGGAGGTGGAACCCTGGCTGGAATCATCAAGACCCTTTCCGAAAAGGAAGGCTAA